A window of the Leucothrix mucor DSM 2157 genome harbors these coding sequences:
- a CDS encoding MYG1 family protein, whose amino-acid sequence MKGYIDDAMFCHNGLFIAGAESFESTMKMARMALE is encoded by the coding sequence GTGAAGGGTTACATTGACGATGCGATGTTCTGCCATAACGGTTTATTTATTGCAGGTGCGGAATCGTTTGAAAGCACTATGAAAATGGCGCGAATGGCGCTTGAGTAA